The Virgibacillus dokdonensis genome includes a window with the following:
- the thiI gene encoding tRNA uracil 4-sulfurtransferase ThiI yields the protein MQYDHILIRYGEMALKGKNMKAFVLRLQENIQSKLQDYKNVKVKRTQGRMFILLNGHDPEPIIAKCKYIFGIQSLSLAIKEENEPENIKVAALYALKKNTAAKTFKVTVKRINKAFPVRSQEFNHVVGRYLLLNTNGITVDVHHPDIEIKIEIRHEATYITSSVVQGAGGLPVGTSGKSLLLLSGGIDSPVAGYLAMKRGVQLEAIHFHSPPFTSERAKQKVLDLAKQLTHFGKSIQVHLVPFTKLQQEIFRQVPDGYAMTIMRRVMMQISEKICQDHSILSLTTGENLGQVASQTMESMHVINEVTNLPILRPLVAMDKTEIIDIAKRIGTYETSILPYEDCCTVFVPKSPKTKPKRDKANHFEAKADFTKLMDDAIMEVETIKITSNENAYVDLF from the coding sequence ATGCAATACGATCATATATTAATTCGTTACGGAGAAATGGCTTTAAAAGGAAAAAATATGAAAGCATTTGTTCTTCGTTTACAAGAGAATATTCAAAGTAAGTTGCAGGATTATAAAAATGTAAAGGTAAAACGCACGCAAGGAAGAATGTTTATTTTATTAAATGGTCATGATCCAGAACCGATCATAGCGAAGTGTAAATATATTTTTGGTATTCAGAGTTTAAGCTTGGCCATTAAAGAAGAAAATGAACCTGAAAATATTAAAGTAGCAGCGTTATATGCACTAAAGAAAAATACTGCTGCTAAGACATTTAAAGTGACAGTAAAGCGCATAAACAAAGCCTTTCCAGTCCGATCGCAAGAATTTAACCATGTAGTAGGACGATATTTGTTATTGAATACAAATGGTATTACAGTAGATGTTCATCACCCAGATATAGAAATTAAAATTGAAATTCGCCATGAAGCAACGTATATTACGTCCAGTGTTGTCCAAGGAGCTGGTGGGTTACCAGTTGGCACTTCGGGTAAATCGTTATTGCTATTATCCGGCGGAATTGATAGTCCTGTAGCTGGTTATCTAGCAATGAAACGAGGTGTTCAATTGGAGGCTATACACTTCCATTCCCCGCCATTTACGAGCGAGCGAGCAAAGCAAAAAGTGCTTGATTTGGCTAAACAATTGACACATTTTGGGAAATCTATTCAAGTTCATCTGGTGCCATTTACGAAGTTACAACAGGAAATATTTCGGCAAGTGCCCGATGGTTATGCAATGACGATTATGCGTCGAGTAATGATGCAAATTAGTGAAAAAATTTGTCAAGATCATTCCATTTTATCCTTAACTACAGGAGAAAATTTAGGTCAAGTTGCTAGTCAAACGATGGAAAGCATGCATGTTATTAATGAAGTTACAAACTTGCCTATACTGAGGCCATTGGTTGCAATGGATAAAACAGAAATTATTGACATAGCTAAAAGAATTGGCACATATGAGACCTCCATTCTCCCTTATGAAGATTGCTGTACGGTCTTTGTGCCAAAATCTCCAAAAACCAAACCAAAAAGAGATAAAGCTAACCATTTTGAAGCAAAAGCAGATTTCACGAAGTTAATGGATGACGCTATAATGGAAGTGGAGACAATTAAAATTACTTCTAACGAAAATGCTTACGTTGATTTATTTTAA
- the ytfJ gene encoding GerW family sporulation protein: MEDHPIQGLMTTAMENLKDMVEANTIIGNPVQSPDGSIIIPVSKVGFGFAAGGSEFQSTSNLSSDSEATLPFGGGSGGGVSITPVAFLIASNQGIKMVHLDEQTHIYEKMLHFAPQVVEKVQEIIQSADKKQSSKKDTEKKDKQAPTQYDV, translated from the coding sequence ATGGAAGATCATCCAATACAAGGTTTAATGACAACAGCAATGGAAAACTTAAAGGATATGGTGGAGGCAAATACCATTATAGGTAATCCTGTACAATCTCCAGACGGTAGTATAATTATTCCTGTATCTAAGGTTGGGTTTGGTTTTGCAGCAGGCGGCAGCGAATTTCAATCAACAAGTAACCTTTCATCAGACAGTGAAGCGACATTGCCTTTTGGCGGTGGTAGTGGAGGTGGTGTATCCATTACACCTGTAGCCTTTTTAATCGCAAGTAATCAAGGAATTAAGATGGTGCATTTGGATGAGCAAACACATATTTATGAAAAAATGTTGCATTTTGCTCCTCAAGTTGTCGAAAAAGTACAAGAGATTATTCAATCTGCTGATAAAAAACAGTCATCGAAGAAAGATACCGAAAAAAAAGATAAACAAGCTCCGACGCAATATGATGTTTGA
- a CDS encoding cysteine desulfurase family protein, with product MIYLDNSATTKPEASVLKSYEKVSMNFFANPSSIHSLGGESEKLLHQAKGEAAKLLEVAPSEIVFTSGGTEGNNLAIKGIAFEHQHRGKHIITTAIEHASVYEACKGLETLGFDVTYLPVNQEGVINLNDLQAAIQDDTILISIMHVNSEIGSIQPIEGIAKIAEHYPKLFFHVDYVQGLGKVPLTLTDSGIDLCTMSGHKIHGLKGTGILYVKDRTTLYPLFHGGSQEQGIRSGTENLPGAVSFIKALRLILEKEKNQRDDLIQMQQYIRKELEELPDVFINTPLHAAPHIINFSVPDIKPEVLIHTLANHGIYISTKSACSSKQSEESRILIGCGLPKSRATSALRISLSYMNTMEELQRFINILSKSIQQLKNVLG from the coding sequence ATGATTTATTTAGATAATAGTGCAACTACTAAACCAGAAGCATCTGTGTTAAAAAGCTATGAAAAAGTGTCCATGAATTTTTTTGCGAATCCTTCCTCTATCCATTCACTAGGGGGAGAATCGGAGAAGTTGTTGCATCAAGCAAAAGGCGAGGCAGCTAAGTTATTAGAAGTTGCTCCTTCCGAAATTGTATTTACTTCTGGTGGAACGGAAGGGAATAATCTTGCAATTAAAGGAATTGCTTTTGAACATCAGCATAGAGGAAAGCATATAATTACAACTGCTATTGAGCATGCATCTGTATACGAGGCGTGCAAAGGCCTAGAAACATTAGGTTTTGATGTCACCTATTTACCTGTTAATCAAGAGGGTGTTATTAATTTAAATGATTTACAGGCGGCCATTCAAGATGACACAATTTTAATAAGTATCATGCACGTAAATAGCGAGATTGGATCGATACAACCTATTGAGGGAATTGCAAAAATTGCCGAACATTATCCAAAATTATTCTTCCATGTTGACTATGTGCAGGGGTTAGGCAAAGTGCCTTTGACTCTCACAGATAGTGGAATAGATCTGTGTACAATGTCAGGCCATAAAATTCATGGTTTAAAAGGAACTGGTATTTTATATGTGAAAGATCGAACCACACTCTATCCATTATTTCATGGAGGGTCTCAGGAACAAGGAATACGTTCTGGAACAGAAAACCTGCCAGGAGCAGTTTCATTCATAAAAGCATTACGATTGATTTTGGAAAAAGAAAAAAATCAAAGAGACGACCTAATACAAATGCAACAATACATTCGTAAGGAGCTAGAGGAACTGCCGGATGTTTTTATTAATACACCGTTACATGCAGCACCACACATTATCAATTTTTCTGTTCCTGATATAAAGCCAGAGGTTCTCATTCACACACTAGCCAATCATGGTATTTATATTTCAACAAAGTCCGCTTGTTCTTCTAAGCAATCCGAGGAAAGTAGGATTCTTATAGGTTGCGGTTTACCTAAGTCAAGGGCAACATCTGCACTTCGTATTAGCCTTTCCTATATGAATACAATGGAAGAGTTACAAAGATTTATTAATATATTAAGCAAGAGTATACAGCAATTAAAAAATGTACTGGGGTAG
- a CDS encoding NAD kinase — MERNNLFFYYLNPTGIEEKIATLHHAAIENGFKVVEDAKHANIIVSIGGDGAFLQAARKTQYRQDCIYIGINRSGESSLYCDFHLDNFDKMMHTMQHEELEIRRFPIIKANINDETSFFCLNELSVRSTIIKSIVMDVFIDEQHFETFRGDGLIVATPTGSTGYNKSTNGAVIDPRIPCFQVTELASINNNHYRTLGSSFILNKDRTLRLSVRQDGNDYPIIGLDNEAYSIKNIQDITVTLSDKVVKTVKLKNNSFWDRVKRTFL, encoded by the coding sequence ATGGAACGAAATAACTTGTTTTTTTACTACTTAAATCCAACCGGTATAGAAGAAAAGATAGCAACTCTTCATCATGCCGCAATTGAAAACGGTTTTAAAGTTGTAGAAGATGCTAAACACGCAAATATAATTGTGAGTATCGGTGGCGATGGTGCTTTTCTGCAGGCAGCTAGAAAAACACAATACCGCCAAGATTGCATTTATATTGGAATTAATCGCTCAGGAGAATCCAGTTTATATTGTGATTTTCATTTGGACAATTTTGATAAAATGATGCATACTATGCAGCATGAAGAACTTGAAATACGACGTTTTCCTATTATTAAAGCAAATATTAACGATGAAACTAGCTTCTTTTGCCTTAACGAACTAAGTGTTCGCTCTACCATTATTAAGTCCATTGTGATGGATGTATTCATTGATGAGCAACATTTTGAAACATTTCGCGGAGATGGTTTAATTGTTGCTACTCCTACTGGGAGTACAGGATATAATAAATCTACAAATGGTGCTGTTATAGACCCTCGCATTCCTTGTTTCCAAGTAACAGAACTGGCATCCATTAACAATAACCATTATCGTACACTTGGTTCTTCTTTTATACTTAACAAAGACAGAACTTTACGTTTGTCTGTGCGTCAAGATGGAAATGATTACCCAATTATTGGCCTTGATAATGAAGCATATTCCATTAAAAACATTCAGGATATCACTGTTACTTTAAGCGACAAAGTTGTAAAAACTGTAAAATTAAAGAATAACTCTTTCTGGGATCGTGTCAAACGAACCTTTCTGTAA
- a CDS encoding DUF2953 domain-containing protein produces MWITFWVLFILLITMIMICSINWKMSIRIEYSSTQFMLHIKISWLFIQIVNKTIQLQQLETYEERSFDSLSDQLQKMYRLLKEINAIAKATLQHIVIQQWQWYTKGGTGDAAVTGTLSGFVWGIKGVITSWIMGKSKQSCKSDLQVQPLFQQRYLEVYFSCMVSIKITQAITSFIQVLRIVDMQTKQS; encoded by the coding sequence GTGTGGATTACATTTTGGGTTTTATTTATTTTGTTAATAACTATGATCATGATTTGTTCAATTAATTGGAAGATGAGTATTCGCATTGAATATTCTTCAACACAATTTATGTTACATATAAAAATAAGTTGGCTTTTTATTCAAATAGTAAATAAGACAATTCAACTTCAGCAACTGGAAACGTATGAAGAGCGTTCTTTTGATTCTTTATCTGACCAGTTACAAAAAATGTATCGTCTTCTAAAAGAGATCAATGCCATAGCCAAAGCTACTTTACAACATATAGTTATTCAGCAATGGCAATGGTATACGAAAGGAGGGACAGGAGATGCTGCTGTAACAGGCACACTTTCTGGTTTCGTTTGGGGAATTAAAGGTGTCATAACTAGCTGGATTATGGGGAAAAGTAAGCAAAGTTGCAAATCAGACTTGCAAGTGCAACCTTTATTTCAACAAAGATATTTAGAGGTGTATTTTTCTTGTATGGTATCCATTAAAATCACACAAGCTATAACTAGTTTTATACAAGTGTTACGAATAGTAGATATGCAAACAAAGCAAAGTTAA
- the tpx gene encoding thiol peroxidase, producing MANVTFQHKPVTLLGTEVQVGDQAPNFRVLTTDLQDATLDDYKGKIKLISVVPSIDTGVCADQTKRFNEEASAIGNVQVLTVSMDLPFAQKRWVTEHNIDKLEMLSDHRNANFGHQYGVLIKELRLLTRAIFIIDRNDKVQYVEYVSEVSNHPDYEAALEAAKKAI from the coding sequence ATGGCAAATGTGACATTCCAACATAAACCAGTTACCCTGTTAGGTACAGAGGTGCAAGTTGGTGATCAAGCACCAAATTTCAGGGTATTGACGACTGATTTACAAGATGCAACGTTGGATGATTACAAGGGAAAAATAAAGCTAATCAGTGTTGTTCCTTCGATTGATACTGGTGTATGTGCTGATCAAACAAAGCGGTTTAATGAAGAAGCATCCGCAATAGGTAACGTTCAAGTACTAACAGTGAGTATGGATTTGCCTTTTGCACAAAAGCGTTGGGTAACCGAGCATAATATCGATAAATTAGAAATGTTATCCGACCACCGTAATGCAAATTTTGGTCATCAATACGGAGTTCTTATAAAAGAATTACGCTTACTGACGCGAGCTATTTTTATCATCGATCGTAACGACAAAGTTCAATACGTCGAATATGTGAGTGAAGTGAGCAATCATCCAGATTATGAAGCTGCTCTGGAGGCTGCGAAAAAAGCAATTTAA
- a CDS encoding GAF domain-containing protein, with protein MFQTIYYSGDKQRDYDLLIRQLQALSDGEQDEIAILSNTSALLNQFLDNTNWVGFYIWKEEENELVLGPFQGLPACIRIGYGKGVCGTAIAEKKTQLLADVHQFPGHIACDGDTNSEIVVPIILDDKIFGVLDIDSPIHDRFDETDRIYLEKFVQTLQYYLKMSETTY; from the coding sequence ATGTTTCAAACTATTTATTATTCGGGAGATAAACAGAGAGATTATGATTTGTTAATTCGACAGCTTCAAGCGTTAAGCGATGGTGAACAAGATGAAATAGCCATTCTTTCTAATACATCTGCGCTTTTAAACCAATTTCTAGATAACACAAACTGGGTTGGATTTTATATTTGGAAAGAAGAAGAAAATGAATTAGTACTAGGACCTTTTCAAGGTTTACCAGCTTGTATTCGAATTGGTTATGGAAAAGGCGTTTGTGGTACAGCTATTGCGGAAAAAAAGACGCAACTTCTTGCAGATGTCCACCAATTCCCTGGTCATATTGCTTGCGACGGGGACACTAATTCGGAAATAGTCGTACCTATTATACTAGATGATAAAATATTTGGCGTGCTAGATATTGATAGCCCTATACATGATCGATTTGATGAAACAGATCGAATTTATTTGGAGAAATTCGTTCAAACGTTGCAGTACTATTTAAAAATGTCTGAGACGACTTATTAG
- the refZ gene encoding forespore capture DNA-binding protein RefZ — protein MKMNPSKQKVIEAATELFFQKGFHGTSVRDIADKARVNVSLISYYFKGKQGLLEFAVTDYYEKYLETVEATIEQNQHLNKLHQLKELIFFIIQYKQTKHQFSCFIHRELSLDSVFVREISVTYLAKENHLLTQAFYGVLDEQRTSINDRTYLFMQLKGMLVTPYMMPNEWKHQIIGEYSHQIFVRNYVKTIHDWLDCLVMKQKNYV, from the coding sequence ATGAAAATGAATCCCTCGAAACAAAAGGTTATTGAAGCGGCTACTGAACTCTTTTTTCAAAAAGGGTTTCATGGTACATCTGTACGTGATATTGCAGATAAAGCAAGAGTCAATGTATCCTTAATCAGCTATTATTTCAAAGGAAAACAAGGTTTACTTGAATTCGCTGTTACAGACTATTATGAAAAATACCTTGAAACAGTAGAAGCTACCATTGAACAGAATCAACATCTAAACAAATTGCATCAATTAAAAGAATTAATTTTTTTTATTATACAGTATAAACAAACAAAGCATCAATTCTCTTGTTTTATCCACAGAGAGTTGTCATTAGATTCCGTTTTTGTAAGAGAAATTTCTGTTACATACTTAGCGAAGGAAAATCATCTATTGACTCAAGCGTTTTACGGAGTGCTAGATGAGCAACGGACATCAATTAATGATCGAACCTATTTGTTTATGCAATTGAAAGGTATGTTAGTAACACCATATATGATGCCGAATGAATGGAAACATCAAATAATTGGAGAATACTCGCACCAAATCTTTGTTCGGAATTATGTGAAAACAATTCATGACTGGCTTGATTGTTTAGTTATGAAGCAAAAAAATTATGTATAA
- a CDS encoding sensor domain-containing diguanylate cyclase: MDLQHVRDHLQHAYNELLCSIWDCKRMDHLSFIVNQIYALNDVYVVAVYQWHGTYYKRLLLHQLKNSTYATPEKMTIEEQKLYERTNEKGYPIQITEDYLLLITTRKPMQASIRSFIRSEVINMLDLMQGQMNERTQYQFLYHLTVTLFVQKQKSTIVEIILHAFKHFYPTNKIQLLLSQDTEIDVDYPIEPIEYNDKQSVSLSTKAFISGEVQVEKQLETVSSIFLPLTGNQGVYGVIQLFGKGGHNFSNQDILFVTNVAKTAGKAIENASLMEHNKRLISELKLINDVTHHLNSNLDLKDIAEYIRDTILEICEAQEIGFIFYTETGEMTILQASTDYFHGSDSFTTFLMEQEMRATFHGNYNAFPDLPYRSLICIPLQQGVKVYGMVVLMHSSSYFFSFEMFKFMQSLIQHCSLAFFNTILKEELQKAVITDDLTKLYSRNYLEGKISQQRQITRNGSLILFDIDDFKKVNDTYGHHIGDNVLKQVAKIIRQFSNHHAIPARWGGEELAIYTPDKEINEAVVLAEEICNYVENNTDPPVTLSCGVSTWKNNCNDSISELFVRADRALYKAKHRGKNSVVRG; this comes from the coding sequence ATGGATTTACAACATGTAAGGGATCATCTACAACATGCATATAATGAATTACTCTGTAGTATATGGGATTGCAAGCGTATGGACCACTTATCATTCATTGTAAATCAAATATATGCTTTAAATGATGTTTATGTTGTAGCTGTTTATCAATGGCATGGTACCTACTACAAACGCCTTCTTTTACACCAGCTAAAAAACAGTACGTATGCTACTCCTGAGAAGATGACAATAGAAGAGCAAAAGCTTTACGAACGAACAAATGAAAAGGGATACCCGATACAGATAACGGAGGATTATTTGTTATTAATTACAACAAGGAAGCCTATGCAAGCTTCCATTCGTTCTTTTATACGTTCTGAAGTTATAAATATGTTGGATTTGATGCAAGGACAAATGAATGAAAGAACACAATATCAATTCCTTTACCATTTAACGGTTACTTTGTTTGTGCAAAAACAGAAATCAACCATCGTAGAAATAATATTGCATGCGTTCAAGCACTTTTATCCCACCAATAAAATTCAGTTATTGTTATCACAAGACACGGAAATAGATGTTGATTATCCAATAGAGCCAATTGAATATAATGATAAACAGTCAGTAAGTTTGAGTACCAAGGCATTTATATCTGGAGAGGTGCAAGTTGAAAAACAATTAGAAACTGTATCCAGCATTTTCTTGCCGTTAACAGGAAACCAAGGCGTTTATGGTGTCATTCAATTATTTGGGAAAGGTGGGCATAATTTTTCAAACCAAGATATTTTATTTGTGACTAATGTAGCGAAAACGGCAGGGAAGGCAATTGAAAATGCTAGTCTAATGGAGCATAACAAACGACTCATTTCAGAATTAAAATTAATTAATGACGTCACGCATCACCTTAATTCCAACTTAGATTTGAAGGATATTGCGGAGTACATACGAGACACCATTCTAGAAATATGTGAAGCGCAGGAAATTGGCTTTATTTTTTATACAGAAACTGGAGAGATGACAATTTTACAAGCAAGCACAGATTATTTTCATGGTTCTGATAGCTTTACTACGTTTTTAATGGAGCAAGAGATGCGAGCAACCTTTCATGGAAATTACAATGCCTTTCCTGATTTGCCATATCGCTCTTTAATATGTATTCCTTTGCAGCAAGGAGTAAAAGTTTATGGCATGGTAGTACTTATGCATTCTTCTTCTTATTTCTTTTCCTTTGAGATGTTTAAATTTATGCAATCACTTATTCAGCATTGTTCTTTAGCGTTCTTTAACACTATTTTAAAAGAAGAACTTCAAAAAGCAGTGATTACAGATGATTTAACGAAACTTTATTCGAGGAATTACTTAGAAGGAAAAATTAGTCAACAGCGACAAATAACACGAAATGGTTCTTTAATTCTTTTTGATATTGATGATTTTAAGAAAGTAAACGATACATATGGACACCATATTGGTGATAATGTGTTAAAACAAGTAGCGAAAATTATTCGGCAATTTTCGAATCATCACGCAATCCCAGCGAGATGGGGTGGGGAAGAGTTAGCGATTTACACACCGGATAAGGAAATTAACGAAGCGGTAGTATTGGCAGAAGAAATTTGCAACTATGTGGAAAATAATACGGATCCGCCGGTAACGCTATCTTGTGGTGTGTCTACTTGGAAAAACAACTGCAATGATTCTATTAGTGAGTTATTTGTTCGTGCAGATCGTGCACTTTACAAGGCAAAGCATAGAGGTAAAAATAGTGTTGTAAGAGGGTAG
- the ezrA gene encoding septation ring formation regulator EzrA — MAYIIGIILVVIALVITGLILRKRVYDVVDRNEAWKMDIMGRNINAELSRIKILNLSGETQDKFEAWKERWEHIVTKELTDIEEHLFDAEEAADRYRFSKAKKTLVEVEKILQKVEMEIEQIIKEVDELLNSEAESRKEMEYVEPALKDLRKKLSQNRYQYGKAESYFETKLDELFKELASYYELIEEGNYIEAKQLVDNLKLSLDHLQIQLEEFPHVYKMCKQELPSQLDDLLSGIKEMKSEGYRVEHLAFEKEIRNYQQKLTQIVDKLDKGDMANGETLIEEIETRSKEMYQLLEKEAIAKNYVETKLPTYQQTMQEVTATFNDTKQEVEQLQKAYYFEDSDMEKYISLEKLISKLNSQMETVVSDMEEEKSPHTKLRKEIEEALEEIETLKESHKAFKKRIQNLRKDELEAKEMLTEMRNELYSVQRKLKKSNVPGVPTFIWNLIETANDKNQRVVKALENQPLEMAEVQQALNDAKNAVTYCVEQTELMLEQAYLTEQVIQYANRYRSQYPLLAEKLAESERLFRNYEYELALENAAKAIEEVEPGALKRIEAYQSAVEE, encoded by the coding sequence ATGGCATACATCATTGGCATTATACTTGTAGTTATCGCACTTGTTATTACAGGACTAATTTTACGTAAAAGGGTATATGATGTTGTCGATCGCAATGAAGCTTGGAAAATGGATATCATGGGTCGAAACATCAATGCCGAGCTCTCCCGTATAAAAATACTTAACTTATCTGGAGAAACGCAAGATAAGTTTGAGGCGTGGAAAGAGCGTTGGGAACATATTGTTACAAAGGAATTAACAGATATTGAGGAGCATTTGTTTGATGCGGAGGAAGCGGCAGACCGTTATCGCTTTTCAAAAGCAAAAAAAACTTTAGTAGAAGTGGAAAAAATACTTCAAAAAGTAGAAATGGAAATTGAACAAATTATTAAAGAAGTGGATGAGTTACTCAATTCTGAGGCAGAGAGTCGAAAAGAAATGGAATATGTTGAACCAGCGCTAAAAGATTTGCGGAAGAAACTATCGCAAAATCGTTATCAATATGGGAAAGCAGAGAGTTATTTTGAAACAAAATTAGATGAACTGTTTAAAGAGCTTGCTTCTTACTATGAACTAATAGAAGAAGGGAATTACATAGAGGCAAAACAATTGGTTGATAATCTAAAACTTTCTCTTGATCATTTGCAAATACAGCTTGAGGAATTTCCACATGTATATAAAATGTGTAAACAAGAGCTTCCTTCTCAATTAGATGATCTACTTTCGGGAATTAAGGAAATGAAAAGTGAAGGGTACCGCGTTGAGCACCTTGCGTTTGAAAAAGAAATTCGCAACTATCAGCAAAAGCTTACACAGATCGTGGATAAACTGGATAAAGGTGACATGGCTAATGGCGAGACATTAATTGAAGAGATCGAAACACGTTCCAAAGAAATGTATCAATTATTGGAAAAAGAGGCAATTGCTAAAAATTATGTGGAAACAAAATTACCCACTTATCAACAAACGATGCAAGAAGTTACAGCTACTTTTAATGACACAAAGCAAGAGGTAGAGCAGCTACAAAAGGCTTATTATTTTGAAGATAGTGATATGGAAAAATATATATCTTTGGAAAAATTAATTTCGAAATTAAATTCACAAATGGAAACAGTCGTCTCTGATATGGAAGAAGAAAAATCGCCGCATACAAAGCTTCGTAAAGAAATAGAAGAAGCACTTGAAGAAATTGAGACATTAAAAGAAAGCCATAAAGCATTCAAAAAACGAATTCAAAATCTACGCAAAGATGAGCTAGAGGCTAAGGAAATGTTGACAGAAATGCGGAATGAGTTGTATTCTGTACAACGAAAGCTTAAAAAGAGTAATGTTCCTGGAGTTCCTACATTTATTTGGAATCTTATAGAAACAGCTAATGATAAAAATCAACGTGTTGTAAAAGCATTAGAAAATCAGCCTTTAGAGATGGCAGAAGTGCAACAAGCATTAAATGATGCGAAAAACGCTGTGACCTATTGTGTAGAACAAACAGAATTGATGTTAGAACAAGCCTATTTGACTGAGCAGGTCATTCAATATGCGAACCGATACCGGAGCCAATACCCGCTGTTAGCGGAAAAATTGGCGGAGTCGGAGCGTTTATTTAGGAATTATGAATATGAATTAGCACTTGAGAATGCGGCTAAAGCAATTGAAGAGGTAGAGCCGGGAGCCCTAAAGCGCATTGAGGCTTACCAATCTGCTGTTGAGGAATAA
- a CDS encoding alpha/beta-type small acid-soluble spore protein, with protein MATNNSNQLVVPGVQQALDQMKYEIAQEFGVQLGPDSTSRSNGSVGGEITKRLVQMAEQQFGGQQTY; from the coding sequence ATGGCAACTAACAATTCAAATCAATTAGTAGTCCCTGGTGTACAACAAGCTCTAGATCAAATGAAGTATGAAATTGCTCAAGAATTTGGTGTTCAATTAGGACCGGATTCAACTTCTCGCTCTAACGGATCTGTTGGTGGGGAAATTACGAAACGTCTAGTACAAATGGCAGAGCAACAATTTGGTGGTCAACAAACTTACTAA
- the rpsD gene encoding 30S ribosomal protein S4: MARYTGPVWKKSRRLGISLTGTGKELDKRPYAPGQHGPNQRKKMSEYGLQQQEKQKLRFMYGLNERQFRTLFNKAGKMKGVHGENFMLLLDSRLDNLVYRLGFARTRRQARQLVNHGHITVDGSRVDIPSYMVKPGQVIGLREKSKNLDIVKEAIEVNNFVPDYLSLDEEKLEGTFTRYAEREELPAEINESLIVEFYSR; this comes from the coding sequence ATGGCTCGATATACTGGACCAGTATGGAAAAAATCACGTCGTCTTGGCATTTCATTAACAGGAACTGGTAAGGAATTAGATAAACGTCCTTACGCACCAGGTCAACATGGACCGAATCAACGTAAGAAAATGTCTGAATATGGTTTACAGCAACAAGAAAAGCAAAAGCTTCGTTTTATGTATGGTTTAAATGAACGTCAATTCCGTACATTGTTTAACAAAGCAGGAAAAATGAAAGGTGTTCACGGTGAGAATTTCATGCTATTACTTGATTCTCGTCTTGATAACTTAGTTTACCGCTTAGGTTTTGCTCGTACACGCAGACAAGCTCGCCAGCTTGTTAACCATGGTCATATTACAGTTGATGGTTCTCGCGTAGATATTCCATCTTACATGGTCAAACCTGGCCAAGTTATTGGTTTACGTGAAAAATCTAAAAACCTAGATATCGTAAAAGAAGCAATTGAAGTAAACAACTTTGTTCCTGATTACTTATCACTTGATGAGGAAAAGTTAGAAGGAACATTCACACGCTATGCAGAGCGTGAAGAGTTACCAGCAGAAATTAACGAATCCTTAATCGTTGAATTCTACTCTCGTTAA
- a CDS encoding DUF6544 family protein: protein MDDLNCKATITYNGTTATGIFKFNKDGEMISFTTDDRWVDSGDGIYEKRSWSAICSDYKENKGFMQPTQFKAVWHYDDGDLVYFDSDNMKIEFK from the coding sequence ATAGATGATTTGAATTGCAAAGCTACTATAACTTACAATGGAACAACTGCAACTGGAATATTCAAATTTAATAAAGATGGAGAGATGATTTCTTTTACAACGGATGATAGATGGGTTGATAGTGGAGATGGAATTTATGAAAAAAGAAGTTGGTCTGCTATATGTAGTGACTATAAAGAGAACAAAGGTTTCATGCAACCTACACAATTTAAAGCTGTGTGGCATTATGATGATGGTGATTTAGTTTATTTTGATAGTGATAATATGAAGATTGAATTTAAATAG